In Candidatus Binatus sp., the following proteins share a genomic window:
- a CDS encoding proton-conducting transporter membrane subunit encodes MMLALLVIFPASMGVIALKTRNVRVALAMLLGVSAAHLCVTLSLWAKDAAIPPGAVLGLDVAGIIFLSITSVLFLVAAVYCVPYLLAQAHEEPGGLHLFVPCLLWFLAAMTLVTVAQNLAMLWAAIEATTLASAPLIYFHRRKEALEATWKYLMICSVGIALALLGTFFLGVAATVPLARGSGLSLPALIQAAPHLSRRWLEGAFVFALVGYGTKMGLAPLHTWLPDAHSQAPAPVSALLSGALLNCAFLGIFRFFQILAASGNGAFARTLLLLLGFTSLGVAAALMVRQRDYKRLLAYSSIENMGVIAIGVGLGGPAVFGALLHAVNHSLCKAGLFLLSGNVLREFGTASAGDVRGVLRRLPGSGMLLMTLLFALGGTPPFGLFVSEFTIFAAAIRGTQAWLGPLFAALLAIAFLGTASVLLPMLQADGSSVSESDREPWLSVATPLVLGLAVLILGLYVPAFLSDRLHRAAMLLGG; translated from the coding sequence ATGATGCTCGCGCTGCTCGTGATTTTCCCCGCTAGCATGGGTGTCATTGCCCTTAAGACGCGAAATGTTCGCGTCGCGCTCGCGATGCTTCTCGGGGTGAGCGCAGCACACCTCTGCGTTACGCTCTCGCTATGGGCAAAAGATGCAGCTATACCGCCCGGGGCGGTTCTTGGGCTTGATGTCGCAGGAATCATCTTCCTTTCGATCACCAGCGTGCTGTTCCTGGTAGCCGCTGTCTATTGCGTTCCTTACCTTCTTGCGCAAGCTCACGAGGAACCCGGCGGGCTCCATCTTTTCGTCCCCTGCCTACTCTGGTTTCTCGCGGCAATGACCCTTGTGACCGTGGCCCAGAACCTGGCGATGTTGTGGGCGGCGATTGAGGCGACGACGCTGGCGAGCGCACCGCTCATTTATTTCCACCGGCGCAAGGAGGCCCTGGAAGCGACCTGGAAATACCTCATGATTTGCTCTGTAGGAATTGCGCTCGCCCTGCTCGGTACGTTTTTTCTGGGAGTCGCAGCCACAGTACCACTTGCACGGGGGTCGGGACTCTCACTGCCCGCGTTGATCCAGGCAGCTCCACACCTTTCGCGGCGCTGGCTTGAGGGAGCTTTTGTCTTTGCATTGGTTGGGTACGGAACGAAGATGGGCCTTGCGCCCCTTCACACCTGGCTCCCCGACGCACATAGCCAAGCGCCGGCGCCAGTCTCGGCGCTGCTGTCGGGCGCGCTGCTTAACTGCGCATTCCTTGGTATTTTCCGCTTTTTTCAGATTCTAGCCGCGTCCGGAAATGGAGCGTTTGCACGAACCCTGCTTCTTCTCTTAGGCTTCACCTCGCTCGGTGTGGCTGCCGCGCTGATGGTCCGACAGCGTGACTACAAGCGCCTGCTCGCCTATTCGAGCATCGAGAACATGGGGGTAATCGCGATCGGGGTCGGTCTTGGCGGCCCGGCCGTCTTCGGCGCTTTGCTTCACGCGGTAAATCACTCACTGTGCAAAGCTGGCCTCTTTCTGCTGTCGGGGAACGTTCTCCGTGAATTCGGCACGGCGAGCGCGGGCGACGTTAGGGGCGTGCTGCGTCGGCTGCCAGGGAGCGGAATGCTTCTCATGACGCTCCTGTTTGCCCTGGGTGGTACACCTCCATTCGGACTGTTCGTGAGCGAGTTTACGATCTTCGCGGCGGCGATTCGGGGTACCCAGGCATGGCTCGGGCCGCTCTTCGCGGCGTTGCTCGCGATCGCGTTCCTCGGAACAGCCAGCGTGCTCTTGCCGATGCTTCAGGCTGACGGCTCATCAGTTTCAGAAAGTGATCGAGAGCCGTGGCTGTCCGTCGCGACGCCTCTCGTCCTGGGGTTGGCCGTCTTGATCCTCGGGCTCTATGTGCCGGCGTTTCTATCGGATCGTCTGCACCGTGCGGCGATGCTGCTAGGAGGCTGA
- a CDS encoding NADH-quinone oxidoreductase subunit C, protein MAVIPPLPGDKPQNQQIIAALAHDQRSEIAFVRTQVPESNSRPALSATLPQAQAFERELFEQHGILPEGHPWLKPLRNHPELARIETGEAAAVMPGYRFFRVEGPGIHEVAVGPVHAGIIEPGHFRFQCHGEIVLNLEIHLGYQRRGAEELLLRSAPARRLIVAESIAGDTVIGHALAYCTAIEALAGVEAPLAAQVLRGIALELERLANHVGDLGALCNDIGYLPGASWFGRLRGEFLNTLMEISGNRYGRGLLCVGGVRFGLDPAQKKKILARLERAKVDFQRTAELVFNTPSVLSRFEQTGVVTREIANDLGLVGPVARASGCDRDVRRDHPCGIYRFTHVPVATLTDGDVFARALIRQVEAERSLTFVREQLHALADSAVAVEVPRPGPEMLVTSLIEGWRGEIAHLAVTGSEGELVAYKVVDPSFHNWFGLAMAMRGNQISDFPLCNKSFNLSYAGHDL, encoded by the coding sequence ATGGCTGTGATTCCGCCGCTTCCGGGCGACAAGCCGCAGAACCAGCAGATCATAGCCGCGCTCGCCCATGACCAGCGAAGCGAGATCGCTTTTGTTCGCACGCAAGTACCGGAGAGCAATTCCAGACCCGCGCTTTCGGCGACACTCCCGCAAGCGCAGGCCTTTGAACGCGAGCTTTTCGAGCAGCATGGAATCCTGCCCGAAGGGCATCCGTGGCTAAAGCCGCTTCGCAACCATCCCGAGCTTGCCCGGATTGAAACGGGCGAAGCCGCTGCCGTCATGCCCGGTTATCGCTTCTTCCGCGTCGAAGGACCGGGAATCCATGAAGTGGCCGTTGGCCCGGTCCACGCGGGCATCATCGAACCCGGCCACTTCCGCTTTCAATGTCATGGCGAAATCGTGCTGAACCTGGAGATCCACCTCGGCTACCAGCGGCGCGGCGCCGAGGAGCTTCTGTTGCGGAGTGCTCCGGCGCGGCGCCTGATAGTCGCTGAATCCATCGCTGGCGATACTGTGATCGGGCACGCGCTGGCTTATTGCACGGCGATCGAGGCGCTCGCCGGAGTTGAGGCTCCATTGGCCGCCCAGGTTCTTCGCGGGATTGCGCTCGAATTGGAGCGTCTGGCGAATCACGTGGGTGATCTTGGCGCGCTATGCAACGATATCGGCTATCTGCCCGGAGCATCCTGGTTTGGAAGACTTCGTGGAGAGTTCCTGAATACTTTGATGGAAATTTCCGGAAATCGGTACGGTCGCGGCCTGCTCTGCGTGGGCGGGGTTCGTTTCGGTCTCGACCCTGCGCAGAAAAAGAAGATACTGGCGCGCTTAGAGCGAGCCAAAGTTGATTTCCAGCGGACCGCCGAACTCGTCTTCAACACCCCCTCGGTACTCTCGCGCTTTGAACAAACCGGAGTGGTGACCCGTGAGATTGCCAACGATCTGGGCCTCGTCGGGCCGGTCGCGCGCGCGAGCGGATGTGACCGGGACGTGCGCCGCGATCATCCTTGCGGGATCTACCGCTTCACGCACGTTCCCGTCGCCACGCTCACGGACGGCGACGTGTTCGCCCGCGCGCTCATCCGGCAAGTCGAGGCCGAGCGCTCGCTCACTTTCGTCCGTGAGCAACTCCACGCGCTGGCGGACTCTGCTGTCGCCGTGGAAGTACCGAGACCCGGTCCGGAAATGTTGGTCACGTCTCTCATCGAGGGGTGGCGGGGCGAGATCGCGCATTTGGCTGTAACCGGGAGTGAGGGTGAACTCGTTGCGTACAAAGTTGTCGATCCTTCGTTTCACAACTGGTTTGGCTTGGCGATGGCTATGCGGGGAAACCAGATTTCTGATTTTCCGCTCTGCAACAAGAGTTTCAATCTTTCCTACGCGGGACACGATCTCTGA
- a CDS encoding proton-conducting transporter membrane subunit, with protein sequence MTPLFWVLLSVGALCASALMSAIVSRRDRAALWIGSIGSIAGCVGGIVASLVALARGQEESIKASWSIPIGGFHVGIDWLSSFFLICIFVVSGLAAVYGVGYLQGYLGKRRLAPAVAFFNLLVAAMVVIVIARDGVLFLMAWEVMSVTSFFLVTFDDEREDVRRAGMTYLMASQLGVVFLFVLFALFARHAGSFDLNAFAISHAPSARLANICFVLAVVGFGTKAGFWPFHIWLPDAHPAAPSHVSALMSGVMIKMGIYGLLRVLMLLGPPPGWWGVLMLAVGGISGMAGVLHALAQHDLKRLLAYHSVENIGIIALGIGIGLLGQSYDQPTMAILGYSGALLHVLNHGLFKGLLFQAAGSILHGAGTRNIESLGGLYRRMPITGSAFLVGSVAISGLPPLNGFVSEWMIYVGAFRGAGNLPVAGTALAVTTVAVIALIGGLAAACFVKAFGIIFLGEARSREASEAHEASASMQLSMVIGATLCFAIGVFPAWAFRLVGPVASSLSRTALSTAPILGQFDAITRVMIVLLLLIGMLALLRGVLLKARDVRFGETWSCGYTGVTTRMQYTASSFAEPVLAPFSTLLHRQVHLEGPTGYFPEYARYEEHFSDIAGERFIVPLTHRFVAFLEKLRVIQHGRLQLYLAYIFFTLIALLALQFSGLLSR encoded by the coding sequence ATGACGCCGCTCTTTTGGGTCTTGCTATCAGTTGGCGCTTTGTGCGCCAGCGCCTTGATGTCGGCAATCGTAAGCCGCCGCGATCGAGCCGCGTTGTGGATTGGCAGCATCGGCAGCATCGCCGGCTGCGTCGGTGGGATCGTCGCCAGTCTTGTCGCTCTGGCGCGCGGCCAAGAGGAGTCCATTAAAGCCTCGTGGTCGATCCCGATAGGCGGCTTTCATGTAGGTATCGACTGGCTATCGTCGTTCTTTCTAATCTGCATATTCGTCGTTTCGGGGCTGGCGGCGGTCTATGGCGTCGGGTACCTGCAAGGTTACCTGGGCAAGCGGCGGCTTGCGCCCGCGGTAGCCTTCTTCAACCTTCTGGTGGCGGCGATGGTCGTGATCGTGATCGCCCGCGATGGCGTCCTCTTTCTGATGGCGTGGGAGGTGATGTCGGTTACGTCCTTCTTTCTTGTCACCTTCGACGACGAGCGGGAGGATGTCCGGCGCGCCGGCATGACTTACCTGATGGCCTCGCAGCTCGGCGTCGTTTTTCTCTTCGTTTTGTTCGCGCTCTTTGCAAGACACGCGGGGAGCTTCGATCTCAATGCTTTTGCGATTTCCCACGCGCCGTCGGCCCGGTTAGCCAATATCTGCTTTGTCCTCGCGGTAGTCGGTTTCGGCACTAAGGCGGGATTTTGGCCGTTCCACATTTGGCTCCCGGACGCGCATCCAGCCGCACCGAGCCATGTTTCCGCTCTGATGTCCGGAGTCATGATCAAAATGGGCATCTACGGACTACTGCGCGTTCTGATGCTACTCGGGCCCCCACCTGGGTGGTGGGGCGTCCTCATGCTTGCCGTCGGGGGAATTTCGGGGATGGCCGGGGTACTGCACGCATTGGCGCAGCACGATCTGAAGCGCCTTCTCGCGTATCACAGCGTGGAGAACATCGGCATTATCGCCCTCGGCATCGGTATTGGACTCCTTGGACAAAGTTACGATCAACCGACGATGGCGATTCTGGGTTATAGTGGTGCGCTCCTTCACGTGCTGAATCACGGTCTTTTCAAGGGGCTGCTGTTCCAGGCTGCGGGGAGCATTCTCCACGGCGCCGGGACTCGCAATATCGAATCGCTCGGCGGGTTGTATCGCCGAATGCCTATCACCGGCTCGGCCTTTCTTGTGGGCTCAGTAGCCATTTCAGGCCTTCCGCCGCTCAATGGGTTTGTCAGTGAGTGGATGATTTATGTGGGCGCATTCCGAGGCGCGGGAAATCTGCCGGTTGCGGGCACGGCCTTAGCCGTGACGACCGTGGCGGTTATTGCCCTGATCGGAGGTCTGGCGGCGGCCTGTTTCGTCAAGGCCTTCGGTATCATTTTCCTTGGCGAGGCGCGCAGCCGTGAGGCGTCTGAAGCTCACGAAGCCTCGGCCTCTATGCAACTGTCGATGGTTATTGGCGCTACGCTGTGTTTCGCGATCGGCGTCTTTCCGGCATGGGCGTTCCGCTTGGTAGGGCCGGTCGCCTCATCGCTTTCTAGGACCGCCCTGTCCACGGCGCCGATACTGGGACAATTTGACGCGATAACGCGCGTGATGATCGTTCTCTTGCTTCTGATCGGGATGCTGGCTCTACTTCGGGGCGTCCTTTTGAAGGCGCGTGACGTGCGATTCGGAGAGACCTGGTCCTGCGGATACACGGGTGTCACAACGCGGATGCAGTACACTGCGTCCTCGTTTGCCGAACCTGTCCTCGCTCCGTTCTCGACACTTCTCCATCGACAGGTTCATCTCGAGGGTCCGACCGGTTACTTCCCGGAGTACGCGCGTTACGAAGAGCATTTTAGTGATATTGCTGGCGAGCGGTTCATTGTACCGCTCACGCATCGGTTCGTAGCCTTCCTGGAAAAGCTTCGTGTGATCCAGCATGGACGGCTGCAGCTATACCTGGCCTATATCTTTTTCACGTTGATCGCGCTGCTGGCATTGCAGTTCAGCGGCTTGCTGAGCAGGTGA
- a CDS encoding respiratory chain complex I subunit 1 family protein — protein sequence MLGLALELALAPLLLGVITRTKSWVSGRSGPPLLQLYFDLQKLLRKGAVYSRTTTWIFRAGPIISLASVLTASLVLPLGASSSPMSFSGDVIVFAYLLALGRFFTMAAALDTGSSFEGMGASREAAFSALTEPALFLGLAILCVSARSVTFADVWRSLPWSTWGAAHPAYLAVAAALFAVLLAENARIPVDDPATHLELTMIHEVMVLDHSGPDLALILYAGAVKFFVIGALLVHVLLPVPAQGGLPGALVMVTGELALAILVGITESVMARLRLIRVPQFLIGATAIAALGLAVLLYRGQP from the coding sequence GTGCTCGGACTGGCTCTTGAACTGGCCCTTGCTCCGCTTCTTCTGGGCGTCATCACCCGCACCAAGTCGTGGGTCAGTGGAAGAAGCGGTCCACCACTGCTTCAACTTTACTTCGACCTGCAAAAACTTCTACGCAAAGGTGCGGTTTACAGCCGGACGACCACCTGGATTTTCCGCGCTGGGCCGATAATCTCGCTGGCCAGCGTTCTGACCGCCAGTCTCGTGCTGCCGCTCGGGGCATCGAGTTCACCGATGAGCTTCTCGGGCGACGTAATTGTATTCGCCTACCTTTTAGCGCTGGGCAGGTTCTTCACTATGGCCGCTGCGCTCGATACGGGTTCAAGCTTCGAGGGGATGGGGGCGAGTCGCGAAGCCGCGTTTTCTGCGCTCACCGAGCCCGCGCTTTTTCTCGGGCTCGCGATCCTTTGCGTGTCTGCCCGCAGCGTTACGTTCGCTGATGTCTGGCGATCGCTTCCCTGGTCTACATGGGGCGCGGCGCATCCAGCGTACCTGGCCGTTGCCGCGGCGCTGTTTGCGGTGCTGCTCGCGGAAAACGCGCGAATCCCTGTCGATGATCCGGCGACGCATCTGGAACTTACCATGATTCACGAGGTGATGGTGCTCGACCACAGCGGTCCCGACCTCGCATTGATCCTGTACGCGGGCGCGGTCAAATTCTTTGTGATCGGGGCGTTGTTGGTCCATGTGCTGCTGCCCGTTCCAGCCCAAGGGGGACTGCCGGGCGCGCTCGTGATGGTAACTGGCGAACTTGCGCTTGCGATACTGGTGGGGATAACGGAGTCGGTAATGGCCCGCCTGAGGCTGATCCGTGTGCCGCAATTTTTGATTGGCGCCACGGCGATCGCCGCGCTTGGTCTCGCAGTTCTTCTGTATCGGGGTCAGCCATGA
- a CDS encoding enoyl-CoA hydratase/isomerase family protein, whose translation MATQIGATEKDTREFQTIKVEVEGALGRLILNRPERLNAIGATMLLELAEAARWFDRHRELRVVIVSGAGRAFSAGADLRDSPMGAVNADHSWLYRREVGQSGLRAADALEQMHAVTIAQVQGYAVGGGLVLMALCDLRVAADDAVFFIPEIDLGVPLAWGGIPRLVREIGPALTKELVMTCRRFTPAEAKAAGFLNRVVPADQLEREVNQLAAQLLAKPSVPVIITKEHVNAVTRVMSAGITSFADGDALLGSIGEAESRQAARNYTKKALGAEREL comes from the coding sequence ATGGCAACTCAAATTGGCGCGACCGAAAAAGATACCCGCGAGTTTCAAACGATCAAGGTCGAAGTGGAAGGCGCGCTTGGACGCCTAATCCTGAATCGGCCTGAGCGCCTGAATGCGATCGGCGCGACGATGCTGCTCGAATTGGCGGAGGCGGCGCGATGGTTCGACCGCCATCGCGAGTTGCGCGTCGTGATCGTTAGCGGCGCCGGGCGGGCATTCTCCGCGGGCGCCGATCTGCGCGACTCGCCGATGGGCGCGGTCAACGCCGACCATAGCTGGCTCTATCGGCGCGAGGTCGGCCAGTCCGGGCTTCGCGCGGCCGACGCGCTCGAGCAGATGCACGCGGTCACTATCGCGCAAGTGCAGGGCTACGCCGTCGGCGGAGGCTTGGTGCTGATGGCGCTCTGCGATCTCAGAGTCGCGGCCGACGACGCGGTGTTCTTCATCCCGGAGATCGATCTCGGCGTCCCGCTCGCATGGGGCGGAATCCCGCGATTGGTGCGCGAGATCGGTCCGGCGCTCACCAAGGAACTCGTGATGACGTGCCGCCGATTCACGCCCGCCGAGGCCAAGGCCGCCGGCTTTCTGAACCGCGTAGTTCCCGCCGACCAGCTCGAGCGCGAAGTCAATCAACTAGCCGCGCAGTTGCTGGCAAAGCCGTCCGTGCCCGTCATCATCACCAAGGAGCACGTCAACGCGGTGACGCGAGTGATGAGCGCCGGGATTACTTCGTTTGCCGACGGTGACGCGCTGCTAGGTTCGATCGGCGAAGCCGAGTCGCGCCAAGCGGCGCGCAACTATACAAAGAAGGCGCTCGGCGCCGAGCGCGAACTTTGA
- a CDS encoding MaoC family dehydratase N-terminal domain-containing protein, which produces MHRDDANTVGRTYQAGEALLVTAERIASFCVSVGDDNPLYVDPEAAKSGPYGGIVAPPAFVASFRYADNVFDQLPVFSRGGLMAGIDLELAAPIRAGDLISVVSQVKETYEKTGRTGTMVFVVVRSTLTNQNGELIAHVDHRMMRRLSPRRP; this is translated from the coding sequence ATGCATCGAGACGACGCGAACACTGTAGGCCGCACCTATCAGGCCGGCGAGGCGCTGCTGGTAACTGCCGAGAGGATAGCAAGCTTCTGCGTGTCGGTCGGCGACGACAATCCTTTGTACGTCGATCCTGAGGCGGCTAAGTCGGGGCCATACGGCGGAATCGTCGCACCGCCCGCTTTCGTTGCCTCTTTCCGTTACGCCGACAATGTTTTCGATCAGCTACCGGTCTTTAGCCGCGGCGGTTTGATGGCTGGTATCGACCTCGAGTTGGCCGCGCCGATTCGAGCCGGCGATCTCATCAGCGTCGTGTCGCAAGTCAAGGAGACCTACGAAAAGACCGGGCGCACCGGCACGATGGTCTTTGTCGTAGTGCGCTCGACGCTTACCAATCAAAACGGCGAACTCATCGCGCACGTCGATCATCGCATGATGCGCCGTCTTTCGCCCAGACGTCCATGA
- a CDS encoding NADH-quinone oxidoreductase subunit K, producing the protein MKGYADLLVLTAVLLDLYMVATSRLGACVRASALQGVVLAGLPLVLWASEPGAQLAPILAMSVGALVIKGFLIPRLLFGAIRQAGVRREVEPFVSLHLSIFSAALLVGVAFWLASALALPIPVASSLIVPGALATLLIGFLLLMTRKKAVTQVIGYIVIENGVFIFGQVLAGQIPFAVELGILLDIFVGVFVFGIAIYHISDEFDHIDVAELTSLRD; encoded by the coding sequence ATGAAGGGCTACGCCGACCTGCTGGTTCTCACCGCGGTCCTTCTGGACTTGTATATGGTTGCCACGAGCCGCCTTGGAGCTTGCGTACGAGCTTCGGCGCTCCAAGGGGTGGTCTTGGCCGGACTGCCGCTCGTTCTCTGGGCTAGCGAACCTGGCGCACAACTCGCGCCCATCCTAGCGATGAGCGTCGGCGCCCTTGTGATAAAGGGATTTCTCATTCCGAGGCTCCTGTTTGGCGCGATCCGCCAAGCGGGCGTGCGGCGCGAAGTGGAGCCGTTCGTCAGCCTTCACCTCTCCATCTTTTCCGCCGCACTACTGGTGGGAGTGGCATTCTGGCTCGCGAGCGCGCTCGCATTGCCCATTCCGGTCGCATCCAGTCTCATCGTTCCAGGGGCCCTGGCAACTTTGCTGATCGGATTTCTCCTTCTTATGACCCGCAAGAAGGCGGTCACGCAGGTCATCGGCTACATCGTGATCGAAAACGGTGTGTTTATCTTTGGTCAGGTGCTCGCCGGACAAATCCCTTTTGCCGTCGAACTGGGCATCCTGCTCGATATTTTCGTCGGCGTGTTCGTGTTCGGCATTGCCATCTACCACATCAGCGACGAGTTCGATCACATCGACGTCGCCGAACTGACCAGCCTGAGGGATTAA
- a CDS encoding PTS sugar transporter subunit IIA yields MNLHVRDVARLFGVSEKTVRHWIRGKDLPAHRVDDHYRFNEVELQEWAAAQKRRISLELFAPDGRLAELPSLGDALERGGIFHDVPGSTRDEVLKAVGQLPGIPRGIDRGLLYELLVGREALASTGVGDGIAIPHPRDPLVLQVAAPLALLCFLREPVDFRAPDGQAVRVLFLLLSPTVRCHLQMVSKLAFVLHDQALKELLQASAPESEILKRVRALEQDTSGPTVPAESE; encoded by the coding sequence ATGAATCTCCATGTGCGAGACGTCGCAAGATTGTTCGGCGTTTCAGAAAAAACTGTTCGTCACTGGATTCGTGGCAAGGATCTCCCGGCTCATCGAGTCGATGATCATTATCGTTTTAACGAGGTTGAGCTGCAGGAATGGGCCGCGGCGCAGAAGCGTAGGATATCCCTTGAGCTCTTCGCGCCCGATGGGCGTCTTGCTGAACTACCAAGTTTGGGCGACGCGTTGGAACGTGGGGGCATTTTTCATGATGTGCCCGGATCGACGCGCGATGAGGTTCTCAAGGCCGTAGGCCAACTGCCCGGAATTCCGCGTGGCATCGATCGGGGGCTGTTATACGAGCTCCTGGTCGGGCGCGAGGCGCTTGCTTCAACCGGTGTAGGCGACGGAATCGCGATCCCTCACCCGCGTGATCCGCTCGTCCTTCAGGTCGCGGCTCCCTTGGCGCTGCTGTGCTTTCTCAGAGAACCCGTCGACTTCCGCGCTCCGGATGGTCAGGCCGTTCGGGTGCTTTTCCTGCTGCTGTCGCCCACGGTGCGCTGTCATCTGCAGATGGTATCGAAGCTGGCTTTCGTTCTGCACGACCAAGCGCTCAAGGAACTGCTCCAAGCTAGCGCGCCAGAATCCGAGATTCTCAAGCGGGTGCGCGCGCTCGAGCAAGATACGTCCGGCCCGACAGTTCCGGCAGAATCTGAATGA